In Lacibacter sp. H375, one DNA window encodes the following:
- a CDS encoding META domain-containing protein has protein sequence MKQTFFVLSISMLLLQAFSCKSSKPTSTPSPSSPTETIPVENSKQTVTGGSEQLYMYRWYLSEVNGKPVRPESGRSAHLLFSPGQVNTVAGFTGCNRLSGTFTINANYEIKFSPLAVTKMACLNDDKTESLFLPAISQTNRWQIENNVLKFFNGQTEVATFTAVEATTSKLEGNWELNYISGSRIAFEGLYPEKKPFIRFELGQSMISGNTSCNGFSSKYKINENAIKFDPPLSTMMACPGNGEKTFTDMLQKVNKYALSDDNTLNFLIDDVAVMRFVRK, from the coding sequence ATGAAACAGACTTTTTTTGTTCTCTCTATTTCTATGTTGCTGCTTCAAGCTTTCTCTTGTAAAAGCAGCAAACCAACATCTACTCCTTCACCATCTTCACCAACGGAAACAATTCCTGTTGAGAATAGTAAACAAACAGTAACAGGTGGCAGCGAGCAGCTATACATGTATCGCTGGTATCTTTCTGAAGTGAACGGCAAACCTGTTCGTCCGGAATCAGGACGATCTGCACACCTGCTCTTTTCGCCCGGACAAGTAAATACTGTTGCAGGTTTTACAGGGTGCAACCGTTTATCAGGCACGTTTACGATCAATGCAAATTACGAGATCAAATTTTCACCATTGGCAGTAACTAAGATGGCTTGCCTGAATGATGATAAAACAGAAAGTCTTTTTCTGCCGGCAATTTCACAAACCAACAGGTGGCAGATCGAAAACAACGTATTGAAATTTTTCAATGGCCAAACCGAAGTAGCAACTTTTACTGCTGTTGAAGCAACCACCAGTAAACTCGAAGGTAACTGGGAACTTAATTATATCTCCGGTAGTCGTATTGCTTTTGAAGGTTTGTATCCTGAGAAGAAACCATTTATTCGTTTTGAATTAGGTCAATCAATGATCAGCGGAAATACAAGTTGTAATGGTTTCAGCAGTAAATACAAGATCAATGAAAATGCGATCAAATTTGATCCACCCCTTTCTACGATGATGGCTTGCCCCGGTAATGGTGAAAAAACATTTACGGATATGCTGCAGAAAGTAAACAAGTATGCATTAAGCGATGATAATACGTTAAACTTTCTAATTGATGATGTTGCAGTGATGCGTTTCGTTCGTAAATAA
- a CDS encoding SET domain-containing protein, whose translation MMKPSPIHGNGVFALRDIPKGQRGLFSKNIGEWIKIERSEIDALPAHSKELVETYCLFDEDHYYVPDYGFKVMDIVNFLNHDEIPNIISINDGEDFETLREIKAGEELLINYGEIVDSNE comes from the coding sequence ATGATGAAACCCTCTCCCATTCATGGCAATGGGGTGTTTGCTTTGCGTGACATACCAAAAGGTCAGCGAGGATTGTTCTCGAAAAATATTGGTGAGTGGATCAAGATCGAACGAAGTGAAATTGATGCGTTGCCTGCTCACAGCAAAGAGTTGGTTGAAACCTATTGTTTGTTTGATGAAGATCACTACTACGTTCCCGACTACGGATTTAAAGTGATGGATATTGTCAACTTCCTGAATCATGATGAAATACCAAACATTATTTCAATTAATGATGGCGAAGATTTTGAAACACTCCGTGAAATAAAAGCAGGCGAAGAATTATTGATCAACTATGGTGAGATCGTTGATAGTAATGAATAA
- a CDS encoding DUF4260 domain-containing protein, with translation MKTILKLEELAMFLASAYVLYYFDSAWWFYLLLLLGPDISMIGYLAGNKIGAWSYNLFHHKGIAIALIAAGFMIDSDALIITGVILFGHASMDRVAGYGLKYENGFKFTHLGEIGKK, from the coding sequence ATGAAAACAATACTAAAACTGGAAGAGTTGGCGATGTTTCTTGCATCGGCTTACGTGCTGTACTACTTTGACTCAGCCTGGTGGTTCTACCTCTTGCTGTTGTTGGGGCCAGATATTAGTATGATAGGTTATTTGGCGGGAAATAAAATTGGAGCATGGAGTTACAATCTCTTTCATCATAAAGGAATTGCAATTGCTCTGATCGCTGCAGGGTTTATGATTGATAGTGATGCATTGATAATAACCGGTGTGATCTTATTCGGTCATGCATCAATGGACCGAGTTGCAGGTTATGGCCTGAAATATGAAAATGGTTTTAAGTTTACTCATTTAGGAGAAATAGGAAAGAAATAA
- a CDS encoding class I SAM-dependent methyltransferase has protein sequence MFEFHADRKRYFDIQIQNTERYVLPFIEKAFSVKPGMRVLEIGCGEGGVLKAFIDKGCTGVGIELDESRLVNAREWMKEELDQGKVTFHSKDIYKATETDFGGAFDIIVLKDVIEHIHDQPKLIEWMKSFLTTNGVIFFGFPPWYMPFGGHQQINKGKWLSKLPYYHLLPTTIYKWLLKSNGENWEEMLEIKETGISIERFERICNEKGYNVINHTHFLINPIYEYKFGWKPKEQFGLIKAIPFVRNFFTTCVYYLIQAKQN, from the coding sequence ATGTTTGAATTTCACGCCGACAGGAAACGTTATTTCGACATACAGATACAAAACACTGAACGATATGTGTTGCCCTTTATTGAGAAAGCTTTCTCTGTAAAGCCGGGTATGCGTGTGTTAGAAATTGGTTGTGGCGAAGGCGGCGTATTGAAAGCGTTTATCGACAAAGGTTGTACAGGCGTTGGTATTGAACTTGATGAAAGCAGATTAGTGAATGCAAGAGAATGGATGAAAGAAGAACTTGATCAAGGCAAGGTAACTTTTCATTCGAAAGATATTTACAAAGCAACCGAAACCGACTTTGGTGGAGCGTTTGATATTATTGTGTTGAAGGATGTAATTGAACATATTCATGATCAACCAAAGTTGATTGAATGGATGAAAAGTTTTTTGACAACGAATGGCGTTATCTTCTTTGGCTTTCCACCATGGTATATGCCGTTCGGCGGGCATCAGCAAATCAATAAAGGCAAATGGTTGAGCAAGTTGCCTTATTATCATTTGTTGCCAACTACAATTTACAAATGGCTATTGAAATCGAATGGGGAGAACTGGGAAGAAATGCTGGAGATAAAAGAAACAGGAATTTCTATTGAGCGGTTTGAGCGTATCTGTAATGAGAAAGGATACAATGTTATCAACCATACTCATTTTTTAATTAACCCGATCTATGAATACAAGTTTGGTTGGAAACCGAAAGAACAGTTTGGATTGATCAAAGCCATTCCGTTTGTTCGCAATTTTTTCACCACTTGTGTTTATTATTTGATACAGGCAAAACAGAATTAG
- a CDS encoding DNA topoisomerase IV subunit B, which translates to MAEEKKNLFDYDESSIKTLDWQEHIRLRPGMYIGKLGDGSSADDGIYVLLKEVLDNCIDEHTMGYGKAVDVTIEKGVVTIRDYGRGIPLGKVVDVVSKINTGAKYDSKVFQKSVGLNGVGTKAVNALSQYFKVTAFRDGKQKTAEFEKGILTKEHKEEKTTEGNGTEVTFIPDNSVFKNYHYIHEYLDNQFWNYCYLNAGLVINFNGKKYVSKNGLLDLLQRKTNEDELRYPIIHLKGEDIEVAITHENQYGEEYYSFVNGQFTTQGGTHLAAFREGYVKTIRDFYKKDYDAADIRGSICAAVSVRVQEPVFESQTKTKLGSSVVYEGGPTMKNFVGDFLARDLDLYLHKNPSVAEALKKRIEQNEKERKELAGIKKLANERAKKANLHNKKLRDCRFHYNDEATGKDKDKIIEKQKETTIFITEGDSASGSITKSRNVETQAVFSLRGKPLNCYGLTKKVVYENEEFNLLQHALNIEDNYEDLRYNNIVIATDADVDGMHIRLLLMTFFLQFFPDLVKNGHVFILETPLFRVRNKQETIYCYDESEKQAAVKKLGNKPEITRFKGLGEISPEEFGRFIGAEMRKQPVMLLPETHIQQVLEYYMGKNTPDRQEFIIDNLKVELDKVEETV; encoded by the coding sequence ATGGCTGAAGAAAAAAAGAACCTGTTCGATTACGACGAGAGCTCAATTAAAACCCTCGACTGGCAGGAGCATATCCGTCTCCGTCCTGGTATGTACATTGGTAAGCTTGGTGATGGCAGTAGTGCCGATGACGGTATTTATGTATTGCTGAAAGAGGTGTTGGATAACTGTATTGATGAACACACGATGGGTTACGGTAAAGCGGTGGATGTAACCATTGAAAAAGGTGTAGTGACTATTCGTGACTACGGCCGTGGTATTCCTTTGGGTAAAGTGGTGGATGTGGTGAGCAAGATCAACACCGGTGCCAAATACGACAGCAAAGTGTTCCAAAAGTCCGTTGGTTTGAACGGTGTGGGTACGAAAGCCGTAAACGCATTGAGCCAGTATTTTAAAGTAACTGCCTTTCGTGATGGCAAACAGAAGACTGCTGAATTTGAAAAAGGAATTTTAACCAAAGAACATAAAGAAGAGAAAACAACGGAAGGTAACGGTACCGAAGTAACGTTTATTCCCGACAACAGTGTTTTTAAAAACTATCACTACATACACGAGTATCTTGACAACCAGTTTTGGAACTATTGTTATTTGAATGCAGGACTGGTGATCAACTTCAACGGTAAGAAGTATGTATCAAAGAATGGTTTGCTCGATCTGTTGCAACGTAAGACGAATGAAGATGAATTGCGTTACCCCATCATTCATTTAAAAGGTGAGGATATTGAAGTTGCCATTACACACGAGAATCAATACGGTGAAGAATATTACTCATTTGTAAACGGACAGTTTACAACACAAGGCGGTACACACCTTGCGGCTTTCCGTGAAGGTTATGTAAAAACAATCCGTGATTTTTATAAGAAGGATTATGATGCGGCCGATATACGTGGAAGTATTTGTGCTGCTGTGAGTGTGCGTGTGCAGGAGCCTGTGTTTGAAAGTCAGACAAAAACAAAACTTGGTTCAAGTGTGGTATATGAAGGCGGACCAACGATGAAAAACTTCGTTGGCGATTTTCTTGCCCGTGATCTTGATCTGTACCTGCATAAAAATCCATCGGTTGCTGAAGCGTTGAAAAAACGTATTGAGCAAAATGAGAAAGAACGGAAAGAACTGGCCGGTATTAAAAAGCTGGCGAATGAACGTGCCAAGAAAGCCAATCTACACAATAAGAAATTAAGAGACTGCCGCTTCCATTATAACGATGAAGCAACAGGTAAAGACAAGGATAAAATTATTGAGAAGCAAAAGGAAACAACCATTTTCATAACCGAAGGTGATAGTGCGAGTGGAAGTATCACCAAAAGCCGCAACGTGGAAACGCAGGCAGTGTTCAGTTTGCGTGGTAAGCCGCTTAACTGTTATGGCTTAACGAAGAAAGTGGTGTATGAGAACGAAGAGTTCAATCTCCTGCAACACGCACTGAATATCGAAGATAATTATGAAGACCTGCGTTACAACAATATTGTAATTGCTACCGATGCCGATGTGGATGGTATGCACATTCGCTTATTGTTGATGACCTTCTTCCTGCAATTCTTCCCTGATCTTGTTAAGAACGGACATGTGTTTATTTTAGAAACACCGTTGTTCCGTGTGCGCAACAAACAGGAAACGATTTACTGTTATGACGAAAGCGAGAAACAGGCTGCTGTAAAAAAACTCGGCAACAAACCGGAGATCACACGCTTTAAGGGTTTGGGTGAGATCAGTCCGGAAGAGTTTGGCCGTTTCATTGGTGCAGAAATGCGCAAACAGCCGGTGATGCTGTTGCCTGAAACACATATACAACAGGTGTTAGAATATTATATGGGTAAGAATACACCGGACAGACAGGAGTTCATTATCGATAACCTGAAAGTAGAATTAGATAAAGTAGAAGAAACTGTATAA
- the smpB gene encoding SsrA-binding protein SmpB — protein MIELKNRSAFHEYYFEDKLVAGMVLVGTEVKSIREGKVSFSDSYCFFDKHELWIKGLHIAEYKFGTTNNHLAVHDRKLLLNKKEIKKWENKIKEKGYTVIPLRIFFTENNLAKLEVGLGKGKKLHDKRETIKNRDAERDMKQYLK, from the coding sequence ATGATTGAATTAAAAAACCGCTCTGCTTTTCATGAATACTATTTTGAAGACAAATTAGTAGCGGGGATGGTATTGGTTGGAACGGAAGTAAAATCGATCCGTGAAGGCAAAGTAAGTTTCTCCGATTCTTATTGTTTTTTTGACAAGCACGAACTCTGGATCAAAGGTCTGCACATTGCAGAATATAAATTCGGCACTACCAACAATCACCTGGCCGTGCATGATCGTAAACTCCTGCTCAACAAAAAGGAAATAAAGAAGTGGGAAAATAAAATAAAAGAAAAAGGCTACACCGTTATTCCGCTACGCATATTCTTCACAGAAAATAATCTGGCAAAACTTGAGGTTGGTTTAGGTAAAGGAAAGAAACTGCACGACAAACGGGAAACAATTAAGAACCGTGATGCAGAACGTGACATGAAGCAATATCTCAAATAA
- a CDS encoding DUF1835 domain-containing protein encodes MIHIVFNEADIDVLQKAIELDETLQGEVLQVEDDYAVGPLKDIYTEEGIAARRAWWKEVLTGTDLEKKLDEGEVDDNKLVAFIIERLQNNEEEKVWIWAAQNKHDVSGYYWLISQLKDFQGRIYILYLNNLPFINEKGQLFYPEWISTIQPKEMTKAKKLARLVTPSEFEVDPDEWTKLCNEEKGVRLLEGGKKLGQKDYDFYDADLKNFISGDWQKASKIIHQFLSKNKQTTGDMYLLWRLKQLVATDLYDVQGELKNMKDFELKKKSGQLFEAKEETA; translated from the coding sequence ATGATACATATTGTTTTTAACGAAGCTGATATTGATGTATTGCAGAAAGCAATAGAACTTGATGAAACATTGCAGGGCGAAGTGCTGCAAGTGGAAGATGATTATGCAGTTGGGCCGCTGAAGGATATTTATACTGAAGAAGGTATTGCCGCACGCCGTGCATGGTGGAAAGAAGTATTGACCGGCACCGACCTTGAAAAGAAATTGGATGAAGGTGAAGTAGATGATAACAAACTGGTTGCTTTTATCATTGAGCGCCTGCAGAATAACGAAGAAGAAAAAGTATGGATCTGGGCAGCACAAAACAAACATGATGTGAGCGGTTACTATTGGCTCATCAGTCAGTTAAAAGATTTCCAGGGCCGCATTTATATTTTGTACCTGAATAACCTTCCGTTCATTAACGAGAAGGGACAATTGTTTTATCCTGAATGGATCAGTACTATTCAGCCAAAAGAAATGACGAAAGCGAAGAAACTTGCACGTTTGGTTACACCAAGTGAGTTTGAAGTTGACCCTGATGAATGGACAAAACTTTGCAACGAAGAAAAGGGTGTGCGTTTATTAGAAGGTGGAAAGAAATTGGGACAGAAAGATTATGATTTTTATGATGCTGATCTCAAGAATTTTATTTCAGGTGATTGGCAAAAGGCAAGCAAGATCATTCACCAGTTTTTGAGCAAGAATAAACAAACAACCGGCGATATGTATTTGCTGTGGCGTTTGAAGCAATTAGTTGCAACTGATCTGTATGATGTGCAGGGAGAATTGAAGAACATGAAAGATTTTGAGCTTAAGAAAAAATCGGGGCAGTTGTTCGAGGCAAAAGAAGAAACTGCCTGA
- a CDS encoding porin family protein, whose amino-acid sequence MRTIYLSLLVVFTTAAITTNAQIKPVIKAGIIQSTWKGEARESFNQLIDKADGYITTRNRTAFYAGAGVELPLGDFASVEPSLIYTQRGYGIKGNLTINDMKIDALDARATSQMHYIDLPVLLKVKPVAGLQLFVGPQVSYLVKNNLRADVSVLGFSLINNDWDITDQFNRWDVGVAGGVGYEFENGIGISASYERGFQRLDKNQNFKAFNEGYKAGLTFRF is encoded by the coding sequence ATGAGGACTATCTACCTAAGCTTACTCGTAGTATTTACTACAGCAGCCATTACAACCAACGCACAAATTAAACCTGTTATCAAAGCAGGTATTATTCAATCAACCTGGAAAGGCGAAGCAAGAGAATCATTTAATCAACTCATCGACAAAGCTGACGGTTACATTACCACAAGAAACCGGACCGCTTTTTATGCAGGTGCCGGCGTTGAACTTCCCCTTGGCGATTTTGCTTCAGTTGAACCTTCTTTGATCTATACGCAACGTGGCTATGGCATCAAAGGAAATCTTACGATCAATGATATGAAGATCGACGCACTTGATGCAAGAGCAACTTCACAGATGCATTATATCGATTTGCCAGTATTGCTGAAAGTAAAGCCCGTTGCAGGTTTGCAGTTGTTTGTCGGGCCACAAGTATCGTACCTGGTGAAAAATAATTTAAGGGCTGACGTTTCAGTTCTTGGCTTCTCCCTCATCAACAATGATTGGGATATAACAGATCAGTTCAATCGCTGGGATGTGGGTGTAGCAGGTGGTGTTGGTTACGAATTTGAAAATGGAATTGGTATTAGCGCTTCGTATGAAAGAGGATTTCAACGCCTAGATAAAAACCAGAATTTCAAAGCATTTAACGAAGGATATAAAGCAGGATTAACATTCAGATTTTAA
- a CDS encoding acyl-CoA thioesterase produces MAETNMNFHTRKWVKPEDLNPNSTLFGGRLLQWIDEEAALYAVIQLENPHVVTKFISEINFISAPRQGDIIEIGILATHFGNTSLTMRCEVRNKLTREPILRIEKIVFVNVNAEGKPTAHGKTEITFVKERL; encoded by the coding sequence ATGGCTGAAACAAATATGAACTTTCACACCCGAAAATGGGTGAAGCCCGAAGACCTGAATCCTAACAGCACATTATTTGGCGGACGTTTACTGCAATGGATTGACGAGGAAGCCGCACTTTATGCAGTTATTCAGCTGGAGAACCCGCATGTGGTGACCAAGTTTATTTCTGAGATCAATTTTATTTCAGCACCACGACAAGGTGATATTATTGAGATCGGTATTTTGGCCACTCATTTTGGTAATACGTCACTAACCATGCGTTGTGAAGTAAGAAATAAACTTACCCGTGAACCAATCCTGCGAATTGAAAAGATCGTGTTTGTAAATGTTAATGCAGAAGGGAAACCAACAGCACATGGAAAAACAGAGATCACGTTTGTAAAAGAAAGGCTTTAA
- a CDS encoding YdeI/OmpD-associated family protein, producing MARAIDSLQSFYPKDRKAWRSWLQKNHDKSKGIWLIFYKVGKSKPRLPYSEIVEEALCFGWIDSLPRKLDDERSMLLITPRKPKSVWSDVNKERVEQLIKNGLMTDAGLVKIEAAKLDGSWDTLNASNHAAHTNELPKDLTQAFKGKKAALTNYKAFSPSVRKQFMFWIDSAKTPETRAKRIAQTVLMSEANKKPGPQGFKM from the coding sequence ATGGCAAGGGCTATCGACAGCCTGCAATCATTTTATCCCAAAGACCGCAAGGCCTGGCGTAGCTGGCTGCAAAAAAATCACGACAAGTCAAAAGGTATCTGGCTCATTTTTTACAAAGTGGGCAAAAGCAAGCCACGTCTTCCCTACAGTGAAATAGTGGAAGAAGCACTTTGTTTTGGCTGGATCGACAGTTTGCCCCGCAAGCTTGATGATGAACGTTCCATGTTGCTCATCACTCCCCGTAAACCCAAAAGTGTTTGGAGCGATGTAAATAAAGAACGGGTTGAGCAGTTGATAAAAAACGGACTTATGACCGATGCCGGTCTTGTGAAAATTGAAGCGGCCAAACTCGATGGAAGCTGGGACACATTGAATGCTTCTAATCATGCTGCTCATACAAATGAACTTCCCAAAGACTTGACGCAGGCATTTAAAGGCAAGAAAGCAGCCCTAACCAATTACAAAGCCTTCTCTCCTTCTGTCCGTAAACAATTTATGTTTTGGATCGATAGTGCCAAAACTCCTGAAACAAGAGCGAAACGTATTGCACAAACGGTGCTTATGAGCGAAGCAAATAAGAAACCGGGGCCGCAAGGTTTTAAAATGTAA
- a CDS encoding DNA gyrase/topoisomerase IV subunit A translates to MSAAKKKESVFDNESGVQGQYKNWFLDYASYVILERAVPAMEDGLKPVQRRILHAMKEMDDGRFNKVANIIGQAMQYHPHGDASIGDALVNLGQKDLLIDTQGNWGDVRTGDDAAAARYIEARLSKFALDVAFNNKTTEWQLSYDGRKNEPVVLPMKFPLLLAQGADGIAVGLSTKILPHNFCELIEASIKALRGKRFELLPDFQTGGMIDAANYNDGKRGGKVRVRALIEELDKKTLLIKDVPYGVTTTSLMESIVKANDQGKIKIKKVTDNTAAEVEIQVDLAPGISPDITIDALYAFTDCEVSISPNACVIVDNKPQFLTVTDLLKYSAEQTKELLKKELEIKLGELQEKWHYTSLEKIFFEEQIYKELEKKHETWDKVIVAIDKAFVPFKKQLRRDITREDILKLTEKPVRRIYRLDIDELNQQIKGLEADIKQVKHDLENLVDYAVAYYENLLKKYGKGRERKTEIKPFEVIQIKQVAIANTKLYMNREDGFVGTSLKKDEFICDCSDFDDIIVFTKRGLMKVVKVSDKAYIGKDIIHAAVFQKNDERTTYNMIYADGKGGVSYAKRFNVTGITRDKEYDLTRGDDKSKVHYFTVNPNGEAEVVKVLLSPNCTARIKEFDFYFEELDIKGRSSMGNQVTKYPIKSVKFKEKGRATLSGKKMWFDDKFGRLNTEEKGEYLGKFEPEDRVLVIYKDGNYEITDQEMTQKFDPENILLIELFRPERIITAVYLDNDKLQYNVKRFKIETTTLKNKFFFIKEGAKNYVEAVTTDEEPVLSVKSGKGAQVRSAKIKLAKVAEVMGWKAVGAKLTDYTKSIEMEWVKEDPKAQPELFG, encoded by the coding sequence ATGAGTGCTGCTAAAAAGAAAGAAAGTGTTTTTGACAATGAAAGCGGTGTACAGGGACAGTATAAAAACTGGTTCCTCGATTATGCATCGTATGTAATTCTTGAACGTGCCGTACCGGCAATGGAAGATGGTTTGAAACCTGTGCAACGCCGCATCCTACATGCAATGAAGGAAATGGATGATGGACGTTTCAACAAGGTAGCGAACATCATTGGTCAGGCAATGCAATATCATCCGCATGGTGATGCAAGTATTGGCGATGCATTGGTGAATCTTGGACAGAAAGATCTGTTGATCGATACACAAGGTAACTGGGGAGATGTGCGCACAGGTGATGATGCAGCTGCTGCACGTTACATTGAAGCACGTTTGTCGAAGTTTGCGTTAGATGTTGCATTCAACAACAAAACAACTGAATGGCAACTGAGTTACGACGGTCGTAAGAACGAGCCTGTGGTGTTGCCGATGAAGTTCCCGTTGTTGCTGGCACAAGGTGCAGATGGTATTGCGGTTGGTCTATCAACAAAAATTCTTCCTCATAACTTTTGTGAATTAATTGAAGCATCCATCAAAGCATTGCGTGGTAAACGTTTTGAACTGTTACCCGATTTCCAAACGGGTGGCATGATCGATGCAGCAAATTACAACGATGGTAAACGTGGCGGCAAAGTGCGGGTTCGTGCACTTATTGAAGAACTCGATAAGAAAACATTGCTCATCAAAGATGTGCCTTATGGTGTAACCACAACAAGTTTGATGGAAAGCATTGTGAAAGCAAACGACCAGGGTAAAATAAAAATCAAGAAAGTAACGGATAACACCGCTGCTGAAGTAGAGATACAGGTTGATCTTGCACCGGGCATTTCACCCGACATTACCATTGATGCCTTGTATGCATTTACTGATTGCGAAGTTTCCATTTCACCGAATGCATGTGTAATTGTTGATAATAAACCACAGTTCCTTACGGTAACAGATCTGTTGAAATACTCTGCAGAGCAAACAAAGGAATTGCTGAAGAAAGAACTGGAGATCAAACTCGGAGAGTTACAGGAGAAATGGCATTATACTTCGCTGGAAAAAATATTCTTCGAGGAGCAGATCTATAAAGAACTGGAGAAGAAACATGAAACATGGGATAAAGTAATTGTTGCGATCGACAAAGCATTTGTTCCATTCAAAAAACAACTCCGCCGGGATATTACAAGAGAAGATATTCTCAAGCTTACAGAAAAGCCTGTGCGTCGTATCTATCGTTTGGATATTGATGAACTGAACCAGCAGATCAAAGGTCTGGAAGCAGATATCAAACAGGTGAAACACGATTTGGAAAACCTTGTTGACTATGCAGTTGCTTATTACGAAAACCTGTTGAAGAAATATGGTAAGGGTCGTGAACGCAAAACAGAGATCAAGCCATTCGAAGTCATTCAAATAAAACAAGTAGCGATTGCCAATACCAAACTTTACATGAACCGTGAAGATGGTTTTGTTGGTACATCGTTGAAGAAAGATGAGTTTATTTGTGACTGCTCCGACTTTGATGACATCATTGTATTTACCAAACGTGGTTTAATGAAGGTGGTGAAGGTGAGTGATAAAGCCTACATCGGTAAAGACATTATTCATGCAGCGGTATTCCAGAAGAATGATGAACGCACAACCTACAACATGATCTATGCTGATGGTAAGGGCGGAGTTAGTTATGCGAAGCGTTTCAATGTAACCGGTATTACAAGAGATAAGGAATACGATCTTACACGTGGCGATGATAAAAGTAAAGTGCATTACTTTACCGTGAATCCGAATGGTGAAGCAGAAGTAGTGAAAGTATTGCTGAGCCCGAATTGTACTGCACGTATCAAAGAATTTGATTTTTATTTTGAAGAACTCGATATCAAAGGTCGCAGCAGCATGGGCAACCAGGTAACGAAGTACCCGATCAAGAGTGTGAAGTTTAAAGAGAAAGGAAGAGCTACATTGAGCGGAAAGAAAATGTGGTTCGATGATAAATTCGGACGCTTGAATACAGAAGAGAAAGGAGAGTACCTTGGCAAGTTTGAACCCGAAGATCGAGTGTTGGTGATCTATAAAGATGGTAACTATGAGATCACCGACCAGGAGATGACGCAGAAGTTTGATCCTGAGAATATATTGTTGATCGAATTGTTCCGTCCTGAGCGCATCATTACTGCTGTTTATTTGGATAACGATAAACTTCAGTACAATGTGAAGCGTTTCAAAATTGAAACGACTACGTTGAAGAACAAATTCTTCTTTATTAAAGAAGGTGCGAAGAATTATGTGGAAGCAGTAACAACTGATGAAGAGCCGGTGCTTTCTGTAAAGAGTGGTAAGGGAGCACAGGTTCGTAGCGCTAAAATAAAACTGGCGAAGGTTGCTGAAGTAATGGGATGGAAAGCAGTGGGAGCAAAGCTCACCGATTACACAAAAAGCATTGAAATGGAATGGGTGAAGGAAGATCCGAAAGCGCAACCGGAGTTGTTTGGATGA